AATTTTTGAAAGAAAATGGAAGAATTATTCCAGAGGAAGTTTATAACACTGCCCAACTTGTTGAGAGTAGATTAGGGCACATTTACTATGATGAGGAAATAGAATCAAAACCCATATCGGATGAAATATTATATAGTAGGATAAATTTCTATGAGATTAATAAAGAGGATGTATCATATATCTTAGAATTTGAGGTTTTTGAAAATTGTGAGAACCCTGCTTTAAGATTGGCGACATATACAAAACTAACCGATGGAATCGTTGCTGGGGATACACCAATGTTAAATCCAAATCTTGTAATTCCACTGAACAAACCAATAAAAAAAGGAAAAGTTAGGATCAAATTATCTTATAAAATGGGTGGGGATTTGGAGAGTATTGGGATTTCTGTTATTCAATAATCACCACAAACCACCATTTAAATGACTCAAAACCTTATCGTTGGTTGTAGAGTATATCTTTCCAATCTTTACTTTTATCTTATATTCATCATCTACCTTTATTTTTTCCATGTTCTTAACGATAATTTGCATGTGTAACTTCTTTGAGTATTCTAAAAACTCCTTCAAATCCTCCTCATTATCAACAACAATTTCAAAGTCCTCTGTAACCCTCTCCCCATTATGAATCTTTTTTATTGTATCTACCATTGGATACAAGATAGATTCTCCAATATCCAATGCCCTCTTTTTTAGTGTATCGTCATCTTCATTAAACTCATAAGCCTGATACCCTTCCCTAACAACCCTACTAAACATAAAATCAACACCTAAATCATAAAAAAATGTAAATGCCACTCTTAAATCTCCACACTGTGTTTTGTGTGTTGTGTATTTTATTGGATTTACCGCCATATCTGGGTCTTTTAAAACAACTCCTTCCCTATTTTCAGCATTCAACTTATCGATAATCTCCTTTATGTATTCATGAGCATCTTCCTTATCAAACTCCCCCAGAGGTTCAACATAAGGAAGGTTGTATTTTTTGCAGGTTTTTATCTTTTCTTTTATGGATAAAGGTTCATTTGTTTCCCTATCCCTTATATCAAAGATATAAAATCCCAAATTTTCCCAACCTCTATCAACCTCTTCATAGTAGTGTGGCACATAAGGATTGTTCAATCCAATCATCTCTCCACAGAGCATTAGATTTGGATGATCTTCGAAGAACTTGGTGTTTAATATTTGTATTGCTTTTTTTGTTGTGAATGGGCAGATATACCCTCCTCTTGTGATTGCAACAACATCATCATTTATCTTTGCTATTCTAACATTGTAGCCATCCAACTTTTCCTCAACAACAACCTTGTCAATGAAATAATTTTTTATAGTTGGATTTAACACCAAAGCCCTCCTAATCTTTGGATAACCCGCAACATAGTCCAAATCTTCATTTAAAAATAATGTTGTCCCCCTCTCAACATGTTTTATCTTTTTTCTAAATGTAATCATTGGAATACCCTTATATTCTATCCTGCCTATTATTCCTCTTTTAAACCCCCTCTTTATATCATCATCTCTCAACTTCAACCTCTCTGCAATTAGGGAATAATTCATTTCCATAAAACCACCAAATCTATATATCCAATTTCCTTCTAATTTTTTTAATTACCTTACTAAATAACAGAATATTCAAACGAAACCTTTAAAAAAGGTTTCATCCAAACAATATAGGATTTTGTTTGTTTTAGTTATATATCCAATTTCCTTCTAATTTTTTTAATTACCTTACTAAATAACAGAATATTCAAACTACACCCTTTTTTTGCATAATAATTTGGGGAAATCCATGGGTTTTCTTCTAAATTTTTACTTAAAATTTCCATGTCCTTTTTATATTTAGATAACAACTTCAAAAATTCTTTTGGGTTGTCCATATCAAATGGCTCAAAGTTTATGTATGCATTTCCAATCTCCCAAATAAAGTGGGCATCACTTCCAACACCAATCAAAAAATCGTGTTTTCTTGCATACTCAAACGC
Above is a genomic segment from Methanotorris formicicus Mc-S-70 containing:
- a CDS encoding 50S ribosomal protein L11 methyltransferase, which encodes MRLKLLVPQWHYSMLLDDERVGIFKEAIEKVVKEDDVVYDLGTGSGILAMIAARKAKKVYAVELDPITAIYAKKNVKNNNFDNIEIIEADAVEYNFKEKADVVIAEMLDTALITEPQVRVINSILKRKFLKENGRIIPEEVYNTAQLVESRLGHIYYDEEIESKPISDEILYSRINFYEINKEDVSYILEFEVFENCENPALRLATYTKLTDGIVAGDTPMLNPNLVIPLNKPIKKGKVRIKLSYKMGGDLESIGISVIQ
- a CDS encoding RNA ligase; amino-acid sequence: MEMNYSLIAERLKLRDDDIKRGFKRGIIGRIEYKGIPMITFRKKIKHVERGTTLFLNEDLDYVAGYPKIRRALVLNPTIKNYFIDKVVVEEKLDGYNVRIAKINDDVVAITRGGYICPFTTKKAIQILNTKFFEDHPNLMLCGEMIGLNNPYVPHYYEEVDRGWENLGFYIFDIRDRETNEPLSIKEKIKTCKKYNLPYVEPLGEFDKEDAHEYIKEIIDKLNAENREGVVLKDPDMAVNPIKYTTHKTQCGDLRVAFTFFYDLGVDFMFSRVVREGYQAYEFNEDDDTLKKRALDIGESILYPMVDTIKKIHNGERVTEDFEIVVDNEEDLKEFLEYSKKLHMQIIVKNMEKIKVDDEYKIKVKIGKIYSTTNDKVLSHLNGGLW